One Glycine max cultivar Williams 82 chromosome 8, Glycine_max_v4.0, whole genome shotgun sequence genomic window, ACACACTCACACGCGTAGCGCCAGGTGGAGTAAAACACACTAGCCAAACGGCCATGCTTTAGAGCTCAAGAACCTTCCCagcaaccaaaaaaaaaaaaaaaactccttttGCCTCATCAAGGAAGTTACTAattagtaaaaaacaaaaatggctaTGCTTCTCCTCATTCCACTGTTCCTATCATCCATTGCACTATTCACCATATCAAGTAAGCCTCCttcagtttttcttttcttttttatgttgtttacaCGTTTCTTGTTTGGAAGACAATCTTGTTCACACTAAATggcatttttctcttttacagGCGCGACAACGTTTTCAACCCATCCCGGAATCTGCTACGGCCAGCTCGGAGACAACCTTCCACCGCCGCAAAAATCAGTCTCCCTCATCACCTCCCTCCACGCGAAGCGCGTGAAGCTCTACGACGCAAACCCGGCGATCCTCCACGCGCTACGTGACACGAGCCTGCAAGTCTCCATCATGGTCCCCAACGACCTCATCGTGAACATCTCCAGGAACCAATCCCTCTCCGACAAATGGGTCTCCGACAACGTCGTACCCTACCATCCCCGCACACTGATCCGCTACCTCCTGGTGGGCAACGAAGTCACCAGCAGCACCGCCCCCAACGGCACGTGGCCCTACCTGGTCCCCGCCATGCGCCGCATCAAGCACTCTCTGAAATCCCTCGGGATCCGCAAAGTCAAAGTCGGAACCTCCTCCGCAATAGACGTTCTGGAAGCCTCGTTCCCTCCCTCGAACGGTGCGTTTCGAAAAGACCTAAGTGCCCCCGTCATGAAACCCATGCTAAAGTTCCTCAACAGAACAAAATCCTTTTTCTTCTTAGACGTCTACCCTTTCTTCTCTTGGTCCGCTGACCCCTTGAATATAAACCTCGATTACGCTTTGTTTCAGTCCAAGAATTTAACGGTAACGGATCCGGGTACGGGTCTGGTTTACACCAACCTCTTTGATCAAATGGTGGATGCGGTTTATTTTGCCATGAATAGATTGGGTTTTCCGGGCGTTCGGATCTTCATCGCGGAAACGGGTTGGCCCAATGGTGGCGACTTGGACCAGATTGGAGCCAATATTTTCAACGCTGCCACTTACAACCGAAACTTCATAAAGAAGGTTACTAGAAAACCGTGGCTGGGGACACCGGCTCGACCGGGTTCGGCTCTTCCGTCTTTTTTATTCGCTTTGTTCAATGAGAATCAGAAACCGGGTCCGGGCACGGAGCGGCACTTCGGCTTGCTGCACCCTAACGGCTCGAGGGTTTACGACGTCGATTTGTCCGGGGAGACGCCCGAGGCGGGGTTCCGGCCGCTTCCGGTGCCGGAGAATAACGAGAAGTTTAAGGGGGAGATATGGTGCGTGGCGGCACGTCCGCATAACGCGACGGCGCTGGCGGCAGCGCTTGCGTACGCGTGCTCGCAGGGAAATGGCACGTGCGATCCGATCCAACCGAAGGGGAAGTGTTTTAAACCCGATTCGGTTTTCTGGCACGCGAGCTATGCTTTTAGCGCTTATTGGGCGCAGTTTAGGAAGGTGGGTGGTACTTGTTACTTCAATGGGCTTGCAACTCAAACCGCAAAGGATCCAagtaagtgatttttttttaatatttgtttatttttcttattctgatttctgattttttttagccATATAAAGGTAAGATTATGCTTTAGTGTTTTTAGAATGGTGTTTAACATTTATTAACCTTCATTCGTCgatgtaaaaaatgttttatcctattGATCGGAAATGACATAATGTTTGTTATgttatgtgtaattttttaagtagttattataaaggttaaaaaacttattatacataacatttttaattggatgatagtaaaacaaaattatactaTGAATGCATTATCTAATTTAACCATTGGATTTTGGAAGTTTTGTGGTTTGGAAATTATTTAAACGAGTAATTATTAAAGTCATGTGCTTTGGTTTTTGTTAACTGCTTGAAGGAAGTGAAAATGTTCAATGATTAAATTGGATTTTGGTGGAATTTACTTCCtgttagtttaatttattttgaattcttgAAGGTTATGGATCTTGCAAGTTCCCAAGTGTGACACTTTGAAGGAGGAGAAATCAAACAAATCAAGCAAAATGGAGTTTTCGTTACGCAATCATATgatgattatttaatttgacTATATCGACATTGGGAATTCTGAATTAGGGGATCCTTTTTACTGTAGGTAGGCTAGTGTTGCTTTCATTTCATGAATGCATGTTCCTTCTATAGGTAGCATCCAAACCCACTAACTAAGGAGGAACATACATTGGTGAGTTGATTTTGAATACTCCAACCACCGGATCGCCATTATTTAACACCATGTTGGTAGAATAAGTGATAAGGTGCAATGTTTTCTGTTTGTCATTTGCACAACTTATCTTCTTTTCAATTGGTAAGTAGGAAATACTAGTTCTTTGCATGATCAATTCTCTGGACCCTGGATCACCATTATTTTGATGTTATCTATATCATACTGCTAGAAGTGATAAGGTGCAAGCAATGTTTCTATTTACAATTTTTGCTCAACTTCAATCCTTTTCGATTGGCAAGTAAGATAAACCATTATATTTAATAGTTCTTTGCACGATCATTTCCACACTGGATCGCCATTATTTGACCTCATGCTGCTAGAATAAGTAATGAAGTGCAATGTTTCTTTTTGCACAACTTGGACTCTTTTTTATTTGCGTAACTATTTTATGCAATAATAAtcctttgtatatatatatatatatatatatatatatatatatatatattagtaacgGCTCCAAGATAGCCCTGGAAGGTAGGTCCATTGCCGCATTCCCAAATAGGTCCACTCCTCTGTCTAACTTATCCTTATGAGTTTTACTTTGGGATGGGATTCctgtgttttttgtttgtttttatgttgAGGTTTTTgtgagaattaaaaaatagtaaaggtcgaaatttatatttgaacaaaatttaattggtttaCACATGGGTGGGTCacacaaaatttagaaaaattttagataattttttttatcttagcgTTGACCCAGAATTTGCGATAGAATCCACGTAAATTTTTACTTCtatcttttttataatgaacaTTATATTCCTATCTAGTAGAGTAGTACTTCAaatatttgaacaaaaattaattggttTACACATGGGTGGGCTAcgcaaaatttagaaaaatttaaaataattattgttttttttaatcttagcGTTGACCCGGCATTTACGTTAGATTCCACGTtaaattttattcctttttttttaaaaaaaagaaactagtaTCTACTATCTAGTACTAGTggttcaaatatttaaaattagatattaaaatgtaaattacaaaaatctcCTCAGTTTAAGCAGGAAAAGATATTCTCAAACTACGTCATCTTTTAAGTTGAAAGTGTTAAATTCTCCTGATACGATAGTTGAAAGTGTTAAATTCTCCTGATacgatagttttttttaaaaaaaaacaagcaagATACTAACATTCTCAAACATGTGGAGTtggagaataatttatttagtgaaattttttttggacAAACGATAATCATGTATATCATGAGTGATATTAATTTGAGTTGAGAGACAAACACCCATAatctctaatttaaaaaaattcattttttgaagattcttaattaaaaagctataaattataatgttcagtttatatatatatatatatatatatatatatatatataaactattttatttttatatctttttatttctttaagatACAATAGATTTAAGTTCATATACTCTTATTGCATTGGATGTTGTCCTTTGCCAATgacactatttttttctttcatttagtGACAAACACTTATTGTATCCATGTATTACCATGAttgtagagagaaaaaaatcataaaactacatgctatataaatataatatactaCGAACTGAACATTAGATGAATTTACTCTgcaactttctcttttttgtaaAGATAAAGTCCTACTTTGACAATGGTCACTCACATTAGATGAATTTATGTCTTCTCTTTTCTCCCATTattacataatatttttctcataaatCTACTAGATTAGATTTGGTGAGGGGTTGGGTAATTTGCACAAGATTTTAGGTTGAAACCTTAATATTgtcattttccaaaaaaaaatgtgatccCCTCACACAATTTGTGAGAATggaattgtttatatatatatatatatatatatatatatatatatatatatatatatatatatatatatatatatatatatatatatatatggttataATGAGAAGTTATTATCctcatattcaaattaaattctattctatttttaaattcttccaaattatattatctttaaatattattgttataattatgctattagaattaaatttaaattaaaataatattttttttatattaattccattcgttgaaaactataaaaaacgattttaatttatattattaaatggttgcatataaaaaaaaatatctatgtaTTTACAAGGGTTAAAATGCTCGTTAAATTCCAATtactcatatttttaatttaactaatcaATCTATCTTTATACACTAGAgttgaaatatgttttttttttcaacgacTTAaccttgtatttttattattttttaaactattgtcagtattttaaaataatttaaattatgcatTTTTCATGTCGTCTCAATTTCTTATACTTATAAAATTTGCCATAAactaattaaacatatttttataattttaaaattttaaatttagtttttaaaatattatccaaatttaaaaatattaatagaattGCACGAGATGCAATTTGATGTtttgagttaatttttaataaaatatcatttttaataagagATTTATTTAGATGCATACAAGTTGATCTTATCTTAAGCTAAAAAAGCGAATCTTATCTATTCTTGAAAACTTGAGGCACCCTAATCATCAGTTTGTTTGgccaaaaaataagagaaaaatttaaatttaaattaaaactaaaaactaaaataaaaagattatttcgaacaaatatatttttttgatcaaataaaaaatatcaatattaatattttctcatttctctataaaataagtcataaaGTTACGTTGTTGCTTCGGCCGgcttcttctcctttcttttgtattttattcttGCTTTGCCTGCGCATTTCCACGTCTCATTCTTCTAGAGATTATCTTTTTGAACAGTGAACAATTGTTTTACATTAAAACCCACCTTACATGTCCACATTTCTTTTCGGTACCACTAAAATAATCAATTCCAAAAATTTACATATGATCttctaaaatactaaaattttacatatgataaattaaataataaataattattctgatattctttttttttaggataTCACAAATTTGGGTTTttgattactttaaaaaataacattttaattttttttatcataaataaataaattaataaatagtaatattttatttgaagatCTATCTCAACATTAATCATTTTGAAATACTATCATAAATCCGTAAtccaaataaaatctaaaacaattattaattaattatattttaataggttaaaacatttattacctacaaataaattttactataacAACACTTTCACATTAAGAGAGcctgtataaatattatattaacatttttaaaatataatttatttattgaaagttGTTGATATAAGTGATTTAATAATTATGTCCTATAGAAAAGATAGAGACTTGATTTTCAGTTTGAACAATTAGAGATAACATTTATTTCAAATAGAAGTCTAAGGTACTTtcttattataagaaaaaaaacacatcatATAATCCAAATCGAaacttacaaaattatttaagttattatatattaatcaatcaaaacatttattagctacaaataataaacattttattattaaaaaacttaCTAGAACAAAACTTTCATATTAAAAGTGATAATCACTTTAGTTTTTCATATAAGAAGTCCAGTTGAATTGGTTGatgaatgatatatttttaaatgttaaaatttgacttaaattttgtcatataatattaataatgctaaattaaattaaattaatgatatttgtaaATAGTGAAATGCGTACGGCATGGATTTATGATTTGAATGGAATGAAATGATAGATTGATTAAGTAGGAAATTCTGCTTTTATAGAGTTCTTCACTTAAGAAATACTACAACTACTGTACAGAGTTCATATCAATCTCATCATATTATATAGAGCACCAACTTATCTTCAAAACTCATTCATAACTAAAATCCTTCCATTCCTTCCTTCCACAAACCCTATCCTATTACCAGACAAACCTCATTTTCAGGCTTTTTCTGTTACTCTGCACCATACCACTTCACtcatcacaattcacaaacccatagagaaaggaaaagctttttttttatttttttatctgggTCACCCTACACAACCTTGCTGAATGGAAAACTGtgtcttccaccaccaccaccatcaccttAGGAGCATGATCACTCTTCCACAACCATCTTCACTGAAACCGAACTTGAGAGTGTGCCCCAAAGTTATGAGGGTGAGAGCGAGCGCGGGAAGGAGGCACTGCGAGTTCAGCAGCCAGAACGCGCCCCTTGAGCCACGGTCCCTGGCGGGGAAGTTTCTGAGCGGCGTGTTGCAGAACCGCCGCCAGCTGTTCCACGTGCTTGCCAAGGAAGAGTTGAAGATGCTGAGTGATGACAGAGACTCTGCTATTGCTCGCATGCGTCTCAGTCACCACTCTGATGAAGCCTTGCTTCACAGGTACGTAATTTCTCACCAATTTCAAAtaccccttcttcttctttcagtTTTGTTTTCACTCTTGTTTTTCTGAGACCCCCCTTTCTTTTTATGGTCTATGAATTGTTGATGAtcgtgtttatttatttattttttttattggcaaaaGTTAGATAttcgttttttagtttttgttagtggaAGAGATTCGATCTCTCCCTCTTCTTTTCTGTATTGAACCACCAGGCCAACCTTATAACTCCAATCAGCCAACCTTATAACTCCAATCTGTGTTTATTTGTGATGGGTGAAGTTTGTGACTTCATGTTAATCAaagtgcatgtgcatgtatatatttgtaatttttcctttttatttctgTGACGctgtaattctattttttttacactgaTTATCTATTAAAAGTTTACAAGATATGATTTTTCAAATACCATCGTACTTGGCAATTCATCA contains:
- the LOC100815282 gene encoding probable glucan endo-1,3-beta-glucosidase A6, which codes for MAMLLLIPLFLSSIALFTISSATTFSTHPGICYGQLGDNLPPPQKSVSLITSLHAKRVKLYDANPAILHALRDTSLQVSIMVPNDLIVNISRNQSLSDKWVSDNVVPYHPRTLIRYLLVGNEVTSSTAPNGTWPYLVPAMRRIKHSLKSLGIRKVKVGTSSAIDVLEASFPPSNGAFRKDLSAPVMKPMLKFLNRTKSFFFLDVYPFFSWSADPLNINLDYALFQSKNLTVTDPGTGLVYTNLFDQMVDAVYFAMNRLGFPGVRIFIAETGWPNGGDLDQIGANIFNAATYNRNFIKKVTRKPWLGTPARPGSALPSFLFALFNENQKPGPGTERHFGLLHPNGSRVYDVDLSGETPEAGFRPLPVPENNEKFKGEIWCVAARPHNATALAAALAYACSQGNGTCDPIQPKGKCFKPDSVFWHASYAFSAYWAQFRKVGGTCYFNGLATQTAKDPSYGSCKFPSVTL